One Periophthalmus magnuspinnatus isolate fPerMag1 chromosome 8, fPerMag1.2.pri, whole genome shotgun sequence genomic window carries:
- the hoatz gene encoding cilia- and flagella-associated protein HOATZ — protein sequence MLMHSESLEEQAEVDKHLTVFEGSSPEDVSHARRLWSSLSLLPPQESRLVSSDIRQRLPVSRPQQRKNTGTAITGPSSVSDREPPILVTAREKERREERRRYEAMAENRRQILGLLKKQREQRIQKELLSLDYKPKPKQQTEEMNQSKNRRECEGDRELVQQLH from the coding sequence ATGTTAATGCACAGTGAGAGTCTGGAGGAGCAGGCGGAGGTGGACAAACACCTGACCGTGTTCGAGGGCTCTTCCCCGGAGGATGTGTCGCACGCCCGGCGGCTCTGgagctctctgtctctgctccccCCGCAGGAGTCCCGTCTGGTGTCGTCCGATATCCGCCAGAGACTCCCCGTGTCCCGGCCCcagcaaagaaaaaacaccGGTACCGCCATTACCGGACCGAGCAGTGTGTCCGACCGAGAGCCGCCCATCCTGGTCACTGCGCGGGAGAAGGAGCGGCGGGAGGAGCGGCGGAGGTACGAGGCCATGGCGGAGAACCGGAGGCAAATTCTGGGGTTGTTGAAAAAGCAGCGGGAGCAGAGGATCCAGAAAGAACTACTGTCCTTGGACtataaaccaaaaccaaaacaacagacaGAGGAAATGAACCAGAGCAAGAACAGACGCGAGTGTGAGGGCGACCGAGAGCTGGTCCAACAACTGCACTGA